The following coding sequences are from one Peptococcaceae bacterium window:
- a CDS encoding 3-isopropylmalate dehydratase small subunit — protein MEILQGRTWKVGHNIDTDLIIPARYLNRYDAGFLASHCLEDIFPQLGESINPGDILVAGKNFGCGSSREHAPVALKSVGFSCIIAESYARIFYRNAINIGLPVIVAPEAARSINDHEMLEVDPAGGVIRSLTSGKTYRGELLPPFMLEILDSGGLVPHVAKKVGKKCAR, from the coding sequence ATGGAAATTCTGCAAGGACGCACCTGGAAGGTCGGGCATAATATTGACACAGACCTCATTATTCCGGCCCGTTACCTTAACCGGTACGATGCCGGTTTCCTGGCTTCTCATTGCCTGGAGGACATCTTCCCGCAGCTTGGCGAAAGCATAAATCCGGGCGATATACTGGTGGCTGGAAAGAATTTCGGCTGCGGCAGTTCAAGGGAGCATGCTCCTGTAGCCCTCAAAAGCGTGGGGTTCAGCTGCATAATCGCTGAGAGCTACGCGCGCATTTTCTATCGCAATGCTATTAATATCGGCCTGCCGGTGATCGTGGCCCCGGAGGCCGCCCGGTCCATAAATGACCACGAAATGCTGGAGGTAGACCCTGCCGGCGGGGTCATCCGCAGCCTGACCAGCGGCAAAACATACCGGGGAGAACTACTGCCGCCTTTCATGCTGGAGATCCTGGACAGCGGGGGACTGGTTCCCCATGTGGCCAAAAAGGTGGGAAAAAAATGCGCAAGATAG
- the leuB gene encoding 3-isopropylmalate dehydrogenase, with amino-acid sequence MRKIAVLPGDGVGPEVTEQALLVLEAAKKKYHFEYSLEKGLIGGEAIDATGEPFPAETKRLVLASDMVLLGAVGGPRWDGLPGELRPEKGLLEIRKTLGLYANLRPVRCWPQLLEQSPLKNEVINGVDLLVVRELSGGAYYGAKGTRTEGGEEQAFDTIEYSEKQIRRIIKMAFELARKRRRRVTSVDKSNVMETSRLWRKIAQEEAHNYPEVSLNHLYVDNCAMQLCLKPAQFDVVVTENMFGDILSDQASVLGASLGMLPSASLGDGPSLFEPAHGSAPDIAGQDKANPLAAILSVAMMLRFSFNNGEAAGAVEKAVETVLSSGLRTVDIYSAGTRIAGTRDMGRAVAKCLAS; translated from the coding sequence ATGCGCAAGATAGCGGTTTTGCCGGGAGACGGGGTGGGGCCGGAGGTGACGGAACAGGCGTTGCTTGTTCTCGAAGCCGCGAAAAAGAAATACCATTTCGAATACTCGCTGGAGAAAGGGTTAATAGGCGGGGAGGCCATTGACGCGACCGGCGAACCGTTTCCCGCGGAAACCAAAAGACTGGTCTTGGCCAGCGATATGGTGCTGCTGGGCGCTGTAGGAGGGCCAAGGTGGGATGGACTGCCGGGAGAACTGCGCCCCGAAAAAGGGCTTCTTGAAATCCGCAAAACCCTGGGACTTTATGCCAATCTTCGCCCGGTCAGGTGCTGGCCCCAGCTCCTTGAACAGTCGCCTTTAAAAAACGAAGTGATAAACGGCGTGGACCTGCTTGTTGTTCGCGAACTGAGCGGGGGAGCTTATTACGGCGCAAAGGGAACGCGAACGGAGGGCGGCGAGGAGCAGGCCTTTGACACGATAGAGTATTCGGAAAAGCAAATCAGGCGCATCATCAAAATGGCCTTTGAACTGGCCCGAAAACGTCGCCGCAGGGTCACGTCGGTCGACAAATCCAACGTGATGGAAACCTCGCGTCTCTGGCGAAAAATAGCTCAAGAAGAAGCCCATAACTACCCGGAGGTCTCGCTTAATCATCTTTATGTTGACAACTGCGCCATGCAGCTGTGCCTCAAACCTGCCCAGTTTGACGTGGTGGTGACGGAGAACATGTTTGGCGACATCCTTTCCGACCAGGCTTCCGTGCTGGGCGCTTCTTTAGGCATGCTTCCCTCGGCCAGCTTGGGCGACGGGCCTTCGCTGTTTGAACCGGCCCACGGTTCAGCGCCGGATATTGCCGGCCAGGATAAAGCCAATCCGCTGGCCGCCATACTATCGGTGGCCATGATGCTGCGTTTTTCCTTCAACAACGGCGAAGCTGCCGGCGCGGTGGAAAAAGCCGTGGAAACAGTGCTTTCTTCAGGGTTGCGTACAGTTGACATTTATTCCGCGGGCACAAGAATTGCGGGTACGCGTGATATGGGCAGGGCCGTGGCCAAATGTCTCGCCTCCTGA
- a CDS encoding diguanylate cyclase gives MPKILVAEDSKYYRKLLEETLKEWDYEVVLAGDGAQAWEILQREDSPQIVILDWIMPEMSGLEVCRAVREKLPKPYRYIILLSGMDGQENIFNGLEAGADDYIIKPFNQQELKYRLRIGQRIIEYENSLLRLAMTDPLTGILNRWAFMERLESEIQRSRRFKSPLTLVIMDIDDFKRVNDTHGHQVGDKVICCITRELSKSIRSYDFLGRYGGDELVLCLPGVGHPKAQAVVERLRCAVENVRLNLEDADGSISVTASFGFTCLNDSPDECLDSLVKRADEALYLAKAQGKNQVRAVL, from the coding sequence ATGCCAAAGATTCTTGTGGCCGAAGACAGCAAATATTACCGCAAGCTTCTGGAAGAAACCTTAAAGGAATGGGATTATGAAGTCGTCCTGGCCGGGGACGGCGCCCAGGCCTGGGAAATACTGCAGCGGGAAGACAGTCCTCAGATAGTCATCCTGGACTGGATTATGCCGGAAATGAGCGGTTTGGAGGTATGCAGGGCGGTAAGGGAAAAACTCCCCAAGCCGTACCGCTACATCATCCTGCTGTCGGGAATGGATGGGCAGGAAAACATTTTTAACGGGCTGGAAGCTGGCGCGGACGACTATATCATCAAGCCTTTTAACCAGCAGGAACTCAAATACAGGCTGAGAATCGGGCAGCGGATAATAGAGTATGAGAACAGTCTCTTGCGCTTGGCCATGACGGACCCGCTGACTGGAATTCTTAACCGCTGGGCGTTCATGGAAAGACTGGAAAGCGAAATCCAGCGCAGCCGCCGTTTCAAGTCGCCTTTGACCCTGGTTATCATGGACATTGACGATTTTAAAAGGGTAAACGATACGCACGGTCACCAGGTTGGAGATAAAGTTATTTGCTGTATTACACGGGAACTGTCCAAAAGCATCAGGAGCTACGATTTCCTGGGGCGTTACGGCGGGGACGAGCTGGTTCTCTGTTTGCCCGGCGTGGGCCACCCCAAAGCCCAGGCTGTAGTGGAGCGCCTGCGCTGCGCGGTGGAGAACGTTCGCCTCAATCTTGAAGATGCGGACGGGTCCATAAGCGTAACGGCCAGTTTTGGATTCACCTGCCTTAACGACAGCCCGGATGAGTGCTTGGATTCACTTGTAAAAAGGGCGGATGAAGCCCTCTACCTGGCCAAGGCCCAGGGTAAAAACCAGGTTCGCGCGGTTTTATAA
- a CDS encoding 4Fe-4S binding protein: protein MAKAVFQEELCKGCELCRNACPQGIIRLSEKINSLGYHPAQLTDQGKCTGCASCALMCPDIVITVER, encoded by the coding sequence TTGGCGAAGGCCGTTTTCCAAGAAGAGTTGTGCAAAGGCTGCGAGCTTTGCCGGAATGCTTGTCCCCAAGGGATTATCCGCCTGAGCGAAAAGATCAATTCCCTGGGGTATCACCCCGCCCAGTTAACGGACCAGGGCAAGTGCACCGGTTGTGCATCCTGTGCCTTGATGTGCCCTGATATTGTCATTACGGTGGAAAGGTAG
- a CDS encoding 3-methyl-2-oxobutanoate dehydrogenase subunit VorB, giving the protein MNKVLMKGNEAIGEAAIAAGCRYFFGYPITPQSELPEFLSRRLPQVGGVFLQAESEVAAINMVYGAASTGARVMTSSSSPGISLKQEGISYLAASELPCVIVNIMRAGPGLGGIQPSQSDYFQATRGGGHGDYRTIVLAPASVQEIVDLVIEGFELADRYRLPVMILGDGNLGQMMEPVQMDRTAKGRLPAKPWALTGKKGRPRNIINSLNLDPEKLEMHNRKLERRYQEIKERETKAESYLTDDAEIVVAAYGIVARVSKAAVDRARAEGIKAGLFRPITLWPFPEKELNEATARARNVLTVEMSLGQMVEDVKLALNGRLPAAFYGRVGGVVPTVSGVFEEIQKINQNSGKVK; this is encoded by the coding sequence ATGAACAAAGTTTTGATGAAAGGAAACGAAGCGATTGGCGAGGCCGCCATCGCGGCCGGCTGCCGTTACTTTTTCGGGTATCCCATTACCCCGCAGAGCGAGCTTCCCGAATTCCTTTCCCGCCGTCTTCCCCAGGTGGGAGGCGTGTTCCTGCAGGCGGAAAGCGAGGTGGCTGCCATCAATATGGTTTATGGAGCAGCCAGCACAGGGGCCAGGGTGATGACGTCCTCGTCCTCCCCGGGAATCAGCCTTAAACAGGAGGGCATCTCCTATTTGGCCGCGTCCGAATTGCCCTGCGTTATTGTGAATATTATGCGGGCGGGGCCGGGGCTTGGCGGCATCCAGCCTTCCCAGTCCGATTATTTCCAGGCTACCAGGGGCGGGGGCCACGGGGATTACCGCACCATCGTGCTGGCCCCGGCCTCGGTCCAGGAAATCGTGGACCTGGTAATTGAAGGTTTTGAACTGGCCGACCGCTACCGCCTGCCGGTGATGATCCTGGGCGACGGCAACCTGGGGCAGATGATGGAGCCTGTGCAAATGGACAGGACCGCCAAAGGGCGGCTTCCCGCCAAGCCCTGGGCGTTGACGGGAAAAAAAGGGCGCCCCAGGAACATCATAAATTCTCTTAACCTGGACCCGGAGAAACTGGAAATGCACAACCGCAAACTGGAAAGAAGATACCAGGAAATCAAAGAGCGGGAAACGAAAGCGGAAAGCTACCTGACGGACGATGCGGAAATAGTGGTGGCGGCCTACGGCATAGTAGCCCGCGTGTCCAAAGCGGCTGTCGACCGGGCCAGGGCCGAGGGCATCAAAGCCGGTCTTTTCCGTCCCATCACCCTGTGGCCGTTTCCGGAAAAGGAACTGAATGAAGCGACCGCCCGGGCGAGAAATGTTCTGACGGTGGAGATGAGCCTGGGTCAAATGGTGGAGGATGTAAAGCTGGCCTTAAACGGCAGGCTGCCCGCAGCATTTTACGGCAGGGTGGGCGGAGTCGTTCCTACCGTTTCCGGCGTTTTTGAAGAAATCCAAAAGATAAACCAAAACAGCGGGAAGGTGAAATGA
- a CDS encoding thiamine pyrophosphate-dependent enzyme — MAVVFERPRSLTDQRFRYCPGCHHGIIHRLVAEAIDDLEIQDRTIAVASVGCSVFSYEYFDTDAIQAAHGRAPAVATGIKRVEPECVVFTYQGDGDLAAIGTAEIVHAAARGENITVIFVNNAVYGMTSGQMAPTTLIGQVTTTSPDGRIPSRAGYPIRVCELLNTLEGPAYLARVSVHDPRHVREAKKAIKEAFQVQLAGKGFSLVEVLSACPTNWHLSPLEAIEWIKEKMIPYYPLGKFKNVLEVKEDA, encoded by the coding sequence ATGGCGGTTGTCTTTGAACGGCCCAGATCCCTGACGGACCAGAGGTTTCGCTACTGCCCCGGGTGCCATCACGGGATCATTCACCGCCTGGTTGCGGAGGCCATAGACGACCTGGAAATTCAGGACAGGACCATCGCGGTGGCTTCTGTCGGCTGCTCTGTCTTTTCCTATGAATACTTTGACACGGACGCGATCCAGGCGGCGCACGGCCGGGCCCCGGCGGTGGCGACAGGGATAAAGAGGGTGGAACCGGAGTGCGTGGTGTTTACTTACCAGGGCGATGGCGACCTTGCCGCCATAGGAACCGCGGAAATAGTTCACGCGGCGGCCCGCGGAGAGAACATCACCGTAATATTTGTCAATAATGCCGTCTACGGCATGACCAGCGGGCAGATGGCCCCAACCACCCTGATCGGACAGGTAACCACCACTTCTCCCGACGGCCGCATTCCCTCCAGGGCCGGCTACCCGATCAGGGTCTGCGAGCTTTTGAACACGCTGGAAGGGCCGGCTTACCTGGCCCGCGTGTCTGTGCATGACCCCAGACACGTAAGAGAAGCAAAGAAGGCTATTAAAGAGGCTTTTCAGGTTCAACTGGCGGGCAAAGGATTTTCGCTGGTGGAAGTGCTTTCGGCATGTCCGACCAACTGGCACCTGAGTCCACTGGAAGCGATCGAGTGGATCAAGGAAAAGATGATTCCTTATTATCCCCTGGGAAAATTCAAAAATGTTTTGGAGGTGAAGGAAGATGCTTAA
- a CDS encoding 2-oxoacid:acceptor oxidoreductase family protein, translated as MLKQLLLAGFGGQGILAMGQLLAYAGMLEGKEVAWIPSYGAEMRGGTANCSVTISSAPISSPLVNEPDIVVAMNLPSLDKFEPVIKPGGLLFINSNLVTRDARRRDIKPYYVPANELAGMLGEPRAANIIVLGALLEAEPLVRPVSVIESLKKVLPVNKHHLLTLNERALEIGANLIKQGKKAASASQAG; from the coding sequence ATGCTTAAGCAACTGTTGCTGGCAGGCTTTGGCGGCCAGGGCATACTGGCGATGGGCCAGCTTCTGGCATATGCCGGGATGCTGGAAGGCAAGGAGGTGGCCTGGATTCCTTCCTACGGCGCCGAAATGAGGGGCGGCACGGCCAACTGTTCCGTGACGATCTCTTCGGCCCCCATCAGTTCACCCCTGGTCAACGAACCCGATATCGTTGTGGCCATGAACTTACCGTCGCTTGATAAGTTTGAACCGGTCATCAAACCGGGCGGGCTGCTGTTCATCAATTCCAACCTGGTTACGCGCGACGCCAGGCGCCGCGACATCAAACCATATTATGTCCCGGCCAACGAACTGGCCGGCATGCTGGGCGAACCCCGCGCGGCGAATATAATAGTCCTGGGGGCGCTTTTGGAAGCAGAGCCCCTGGTAAGGCCGGTTTCCGTAATCGAATCGTTGAAGAAAGTGCTGCCGGTCAACAAACACCACTTGCTGACGCTGAATGAAAGAGCGCTGGAGATCGGGGCCAACCTGATCAAACAGGGCAAAAAGGCGGCCAGCGCAAGCCAGGCAGGTTGA
- a CDS encoding AAA family ATPase, whose protein sequence is MPENDLTLAPGTPLKLRVISPLYRELYTSDVISVQERSITITMPAYQGKLALISTGTPVEVTCAGSNLTFVSEVTGRGFQPRPYLSLQLPYYLHSRKKQRPRVVTITSGKGGVGKTTFTINFAIGLAQKGQRVFIIDADLGTANVDVLLNLQPKYNLTHIIKKEKEMLEIIMEGPGGIHLIPGGSGLQHLANLEEWEFHRLISSLQSLEQYADIILIDTGSGLGKNVINFVLAADNIIIVTTPEPHSITDAYAMMKVLDEHRLGTFPQLVLNRVETVREYQDISNKMVQVVNRFLSLRLSCLGYILEDPAVPRANRRLKPFLLEYPDTLAARCVNSLVERFLNPEAGTAALPGDRSFFSKIKDLFGR, encoded by the coding sequence TTGCCAGAGAATGACCTAACGCTAGCGCCTGGAACACCTCTTAAATTGAGGGTCATTTCGCCTCTCTACCGCGAGCTCTATACGTCAGACGTCATATCCGTCCAGGAAAGGTCGATAACCATTACCATGCCCGCCTACCAGGGCAAACTCGCGCTGATAAGCACAGGAACACCGGTTGAAGTTACCTGCGCTGGCAGCAACCTCACTTTCGTTTCCGAAGTGACGGGCCGCGGTTTTCAACCACGTCCCTACCTCTCGCTGCAGCTTCCCTATTACCTGCACAGCCGTAAAAAGCAGCGGCCAAGAGTGGTTACCATTACCAGCGGCAAAGGCGGCGTGGGCAAGACCACTTTCACCATCAACTTTGCCATCGGCCTGGCCCAAAAAGGGCAGCGCGTCTTCATCATTGACGCGGACCTTGGAACGGCTAATGTTGATGTCCTTTTAAACCTGCAGCCCAAATATAACCTTACCCACATCATCAAAAAGGAAAAGGAAATGCTGGAAATCATAATGGAAGGGCCGGGCGGCATTCACTTGATACCGGGCGGTTCGGGGCTGCAGCACCTGGCAAACCTGGAAGAATGGGAGTTTCACCGCCTTATTTCCAGCCTCCAGTCCCTTGAGCAGTACGCGGATATTATCCTCATCGACACAGGTTCGGGCCTGGGTAAAAACGTCATAAACTTCGTGCTCGCTGCCGACAACATCATTATTGTCACCACTCCGGAACCCCATTCCATTACCGATGCTTATGCCATGATGAAGGTGCTCGATGAACACCGTCTCGGCACTTTTCCGCAGCTCGTGCTGAACAGGGTGGAAACCGTCAGGGAATACCAGGACATATCGAATAAGATGGTCCAGGTCGTCAACCGTTTTTTAAGTCTCCGCCTTTCCTGCCTGGGTTATATCCTGGAAGACCCTGCCGTGCCGAGGGCCAACCGCCGGCTTAAACCATTCCTTCTGGAATACCCCGACACGCTGGCGGCTCGCTGCGTCAATTCCCTGGTTGAACGCTTCCTCAACCCCGAGGCGGGAACCGCCGCGCTTCCGGGAGACCGCAGCTTCTTCAGCAAAATCAAAGATCTTTTCGGCCGCTGA
- a CDS encoding zinc ribbon domain-containing protein, producing MEVVAMPAYDLRCLSCGNEFTRRLSVSERKEAVCEKCGSKKLEQLFRRCNILGSKGGISPEPAGAGPSCGGSCSGCAGCS from the coding sequence ATGGAGGTGGTAGCTATGCCCGCTTACGATTTGCGCTGTCTGAGTTGCGGGAACGAGTTCACCAGGCGGCTAAGCGTTTCGGAAAGAAAAGAAGCGGTCTGCGAAAAATGCGGCAGCAAAAAGCTTGAGCAGTTGTTCAGGCGGTGTAACATTTTGGGAAGCAAGGGCGGTATTTCTCCGGAACCTGCGGGAGCCGGTCCGTCTTGCGGGGGAAGCTGCAGCGGCTGCGCAGGGTGTTCATAA
- a CDS encoding D-aminoacylase codes for MLTRRQFLAGLGAVIVTTLLPLAWGDRKALPKDGRPEPKTHPELIPECDWVLDNVTIVDGTGKPGFRGKVGVKGEHITAAGDFITPEGCKVVDGAGLTVAPGFIDIHTHTEDYIYSGQSTAPFLSQGVTTHIGGNCGRSPRDIEGYLKTIKRPAINYGLLVGYRALRETAMGPHVNQRTSPGELVKMQELLAQAMRGGALGFSTGLEYSPQHLATTDELVELCAVVREYGGFYATHIRSEYNRVLPALEEAIEIGMRAGIPVQYSHIKAGYRENWDKFARLLGMLEEGRNSGVDITADVYPYTFSSMDIGTNPLRHSISEENMEAAVAHPLVFIASDSGIYEGGRASHPRTYGSHPRVLGRLVREKRLLSLEKAIAKMTSQPAKRLKLSDRGLISPGCKADLVLFDPQIIRDRATPENPAVFSEGVRQVWVNGSLAWSGGPEVESSNGQAVLYRR; via the coding sequence ATGCTTACAAGACGCCAGTTCCTGGCTGGTTTGGGAGCCGTTATCGTAACAACTCTTTTACCCCTGGCGTGGGGTGATCGAAAAGCCTTACCCAAAGACGGCCGGCCGGAGCCGAAAACGCACCCCGAACTGATACCAGAATGCGATTGGGTCCTCGACAATGTCACGATTGTTGACGGTACGGGTAAACCCGGTTTCAGGGGCAAGGTCGGAGTAAAAGGAGAGCATATCACTGCCGCCGGTGATTTTATCACTCCTGAGGGCTGCAAAGTGGTTGACGGTGCGGGGCTTACGGTTGCTCCGGGGTTTATTGATATACACACCCATACCGAGGACTATATTTACAGCGGTCAAAGCACGGCTCCCTTTTTGTCGCAGGGGGTAACGACCCATATTGGCGGCAACTGCGGGAGATCACCCCGGGATATAGAAGGGTATCTGAAAACAATAAAGCGGCCGGCGATAAACTACGGGCTGCTTGTCGGCTACAGGGCTCTGCGTGAAACGGCAATGGGCCCGCATGTCAATCAAAGGACCTCCCCCGGGGAACTGGTAAAAATGCAGGAGCTTTTGGCTCAGGCCATGCGAGGCGGGGCCCTTGGTTTTTCAACCGGCCTGGAATACTCGCCGCAGCACTTGGCCACGACTGACGAGCTGGTTGAACTATGCGCGGTTGTCAGAGAATACGGCGGCTTTTACGCCACTCATATCCGCAGCGAATACAACCGGGTTCTGCCGGCCCTGGAGGAAGCCATTGAAATAGGCATGCGGGCCGGGATTCCCGTACAATACAGCCACATCAAGGCCGGCTACCGGGAAAACTGGGATAAGTTCGCCCGCCTGCTTGGCATGCTGGAGGAAGGAAGGAATTCCGGTGTGGATATTACGGCGGATGTTTATCCTTACACCTTTTCCAGCATGGATATAGGGACAAACCCGCTGCGGCATTCCATAAGCGAAGAAAACATGGAAGCGGCCGTGGCCCACCCGCTTGTCTTCATTGCCAGCGATTCCGGAATTTATGAAGGCGGCCGGGCCAGCCACCCGCGGACGTATGGCAGCCACCCGCGCGTTTTGGGGAGGCTGGTGAGGGAAAAGAGACTTCTTTCCCTGGAGAAAGCGATAGCTAAAATGACATCGCAGCCGGCGAAAAGATTAAAATTAAGCGACAGGGGCCTGATCAGCCCCGGTTGCAAAGCGGACCTGGTCCTGTTTGATCCCCAGATTATCAGGGATAGGGCTACTCCCGAAAACCCGGCTGTTTTTTCCGAGGGTGTTCGACAGGTATGGGTTAACGGTTCGCTGGCCTGGTCGGGGGGGCCGGAAGTTGAAAGCAGCAACGGTCAGGCTGTTTTGTACCGGAGATAA
- a CDS encoding DUF881 domain-containing protein produces the protein MTRQRWSVPMTVVFILIGILLSLQFQAQNRFASDLSMQRTENLIAMVRDLSEKRQKLAIELIDLNSKLRAQAESDRDEKKLVESLKEELTKMKMVNGTIELRGPGLQILIEKHLPILYIDIIHIVNELWAAGAEAISVNDCRITSSTAIFYTEDSHSMSITVDNIKLEYPIIIRAIGEPNNLEKGLTIPGGIMDNLALFNAYPLLTKVDEQTIPAVHELPHFYFASEYKPLEKPAASNTQPAARP, from the coding sequence ATGACCAGGCAGCGCTGGTCCGTTCCCATGACAGTGGTCTTTATTCTCATCGGCATCCTTCTTTCCTTGCAGTTTCAGGCCCAAAACCGTTTTGCCAGCGACCTTTCAATGCAGAGGACGGAAAACCTGATCGCCATGGTCCGCGACCTTTCGGAAAAAAGACAAAAACTGGCAATAGAGCTGATTGACCTCAACAGCAAGCTGCGCGCGCAGGCAGAAAGCGACCGCGATGAGAAAAAACTCGTGGAAAGCCTTAAAGAAGAATTGACCAAAATGAAAATGGTTAACGGAACAATCGAGTTGAGAGGCCCCGGGTTGCAGATACTCATTGAAAAACACCTCCCCATTTTGTACATCGACATCATTCACATAGTAAATGAACTGTGGGCGGCCGGGGCGGAGGCCATTTCCGTCAATGACTGCCGGATCACCAGCAGCACCGCAATTTTTTACACCGAAGACTCGCACTCCATGTCCATAACCGTTGATAACATTAAACTGGAATATCCTATTATCATCCGGGCAATCGGTGAACCCAACAACCTGGAAAAAGGCCTCACCATTCCAGGGGGGATTATGGACAACCTGGCCCTTTTCAACGCCTATCCACTTTTAACCAAAGTGGATGAACAAACAATTCCCGCCGTGCACGAGCTCCCGCATTTTTATTTTGCCAGTGAATACAAGCCGCTGGAAAAGCCAGCCGCTTCTAATACTCAGCCTGCTGCCAGGCCCTAA
- a CDS encoding small basic family protein: protein MWLLPVLGLIIGVLIGSALTFQVPVTYVKYMSIAVLASLDSVFGGIRAIMEDLFDGTVLLTGFFTNALLAALLAYLGDRLGVDLYYAAVFAFGVRLFQNLAGIRHKLLLNYRNKKYHSRGEQP, encoded by the coding sequence ATGTGGCTTCTGCCCGTTTTGGGACTTATTATTGGTGTTTTGATCGGCTCTGCTCTCACCTTTCAAGTGCCTGTCACCTATGTTAAATACATGTCAATCGCCGTGCTGGCGTCGTTGGACTCCGTATTTGGCGGAATCCGCGCCATCATGGAAGACCTTTTCGACGGCACTGTTCTGCTGACGGGTTTCTTTACCAACGCCCTTCTTGCCGCGCTCCTGGCTTACCTGGGAGACCGGCTGGGAGTCGATCTTTATTACGCCGCTGTTTTTGCTTTCGGCGTACGCCTTTTTCAGAATCTGGCCGGCATACGGCACAAGCTGCTACTGAACTACCGCAATAAAAAATACCACAGCAGGGGTGAACAGCCATGA
- a CDS encoding DUF881 domain-containing protein, translating to MIRKWLVPVTIVCIVSGLFLSFQLKLQANNTNTNPLSQKNTNLVMIIKDLEEEIKNQENMIEKTRNDLTELQNQNLPFRGKSKELQEQLKEARVRAGLTPVAGKGIVITVADNKEGLKANPQDDPNKYIVHYENILNLVSELKVGGAEAIAINGQRLITTSEIRCVGNVILVNTTRIAPPFEISAIGSPRHLGEIVNNGQLDVLRSANFPVTLKEMDEVIIPAYKSGLQFVHARPVKEE from the coding sequence ATGATACGAAAATGGCTTGTTCCGGTTACGATCGTCTGTATTGTTTCCGGGCTCTTTCTCTCCTTCCAATTAAAACTGCAGGCCAACAACACGAACACAAACCCTCTCAGCCAAAAAAACACCAACCTGGTTATGATTATTAAGGATTTGGAGGAAGAAATCAAGAACCAGGAGAACATGATTGAAAAAACACGCAACGATCTTACAGAACTCCAAAACCAGAACCTGCCGTTTAGGGGAAAATCCAAAGAACTCCAGGAACAATTGAAGGAAGCAAGGGTCAGGGCTGGGCTCACACCCGTCGCCGGCAAGGGAATCGTCATCACAGTGGCGGACAACAAAGAGGGTTTAAAAGCCAACCCCCAGGACGACCCCAATAAGTACATCGTTCATTATGAAAATATCCTTAACCTTGTCAGCGAACTGAAAGTGGGCGGCGCGGAAGCCATCGCCATAAACGGCCAGCGCCTGATCACCACTTCCGAAATACGCTGTGTCGGCAATGTTATTTTGGTCAACACGACACGGATAGCTCCGCCTTTTGAAATAAGCGCCATCGGAAGCCCCAGGCACCTGGGCGAAATTGTAAACAATGGGCAGCTTGATGTTTTGAGATCTGCCAACTTCCCGGTTACCCTTAAGGAAATGGATGAAGTAATTATACCAGCTTACAAAAGCGGCCTGCAGTTTGTTCATGCCCGACCTGTTAAGGAGGAATAG
- the cdaA gene encoding diadenylate cyclase CdaA: MWKQELEAFNIISLIDILIVAYVIFKAMMIIKGTRAVQLIKGLAVLIMASLISNWLGFRTVAWILAQLQTVLVVAIPVVFQPELRRVLEQLGRGKFFARPMAMLNQEALENLINEVVRAVRILSKNSIGALIILERETGVNDFVETGIKIDGLVSAEFLVNIFIPKSPLHDGAVVVRGDRIIAAGCFLPLSENPNLSKELGTRHRAGLGLTEQSDAIAVIVSEETGVISVAEEGRLTRYLDENTLKEILNKRLQVKNSSTMSLFNWRS, from the coding sequence TTGTGGAAGCAGGAACTTGAAGCGTTTAACATTATTAGTCTTATCGATATTCTCATAGTTGCCTATGTTATCTTCAAAGCGATGATGATTATTAAGGGTACGAGGGCTGTCCAGCTAATCAAGGGACTCGCCGTTTTAATCATGGCCTCTTTGATAAGCAACTGGTTGGGATTTAGAACCGTTGCCTGGATTCTTGCTCAACTGCAGACCGTCCTGGTTGTGGCCATACCTGTGGTTTTTCAGCCTGAGCTGCGCCGGGTTTTGGAACAGCTAGGCAGGGGTAAATTTTTTGCCCGTCCTATGGCGATGTTGAACCAGGAGGCACTGGAAAACCTGATCAATGAAGTTGTCCGGGCGGTCAGAATCCTGTCCAAGAACAGCATAGGAGCCCTCATAATACTGGAGAGGGAAACGGGTGTCAATGATTTTGTAGAGACCGGCATCAAAATCGACGGGCTTGTATCAGCTGAGTTTCTGGTAAACATCTTTATTCCCAAGAGCCCGCTCCACGACGGGGCCGTTGTCGTGCGCGGCGACCGGATAATTGCGGCGGGGTGCTTTTTGCCCCTGTCGGAGAACCCAAATTTGAGCAAGGAACTCGGCACGAGGCACAGGGCCGGCCTGGGTCTGACCGAGCAGTCAGATGCCATAGCCGTCATTGTTTCGGAAGAGACCGGTGTCATTTCGGTTGCCGAAGAGGGAAGGCTTACCCGCTACCTGGACGAAAACACGCTTAAGGAAATCTTGAACAAACGGCTCCAGGTCAAAAACTCTTCAACCATGTCACTGTTCAACTGGAGGTCATGA